Part of the Henckelia pumila isolate YLH828 chromosome 2, ASM3356847v2, whole genome shotgun sequence genome is shown below.
GCATACATATATCCACGAAGTTTTCTAATTTCTTCGGATGACTGGTTGAGTAAATGATCCACATAAAGGCATAGTCCAGTTCCACTACAATTTGGGAAAGCATTTGTGCAGTGTTAATAAACTATCATGTCAGACATCGAAGTTGCAAGTTCAAAACCCGCTTTATTCTGGAgttacattaaaaaaaaacattgaaagCAAGGTGCAGGGTTTACCTCAGTGGCCCTAGAGGAAGCCATATTACATCCCACCGAAACTTTGTCAATCTGCAGTACAAGTTAAATTTATATtcatttctaaaaattgattcaGTTATTGTCACAACAGCAAATGCAGTCTGAAGTTGGTGACTGCAGTTTTGCATCCAATTCAAACATTGGTAGTCACAATCATGTCGCAAATCCTTGTATTTAAAACCAATACGACACTGTAATTTACTCAATTTTCATTGAAGATCAAAATGTCGACCATAAGAAAACCAAGGAACTTTTTATATGAGAAAAGAACTGGAAACTCTGGAAATAAGTGGTGATTCCAACATTTAAAAGCTACCTCAGCATGTGGTGCAACCAAAAGATCGCCAACATCGTCCCAGGTAATAAAGAGTACCGCAGCCACAGATGATGGTGTTTTGAGTTGTGTAATAAGCCAGTGATGAGCATCAGGAACACTATAACAGCTGCTAAATCTATGGCACAATTAACAGTGTCATTATTGTGATAGTTAACACACTCTAAAAAAGGTAAAATCCACCAAACAAGAATAAGACAAACCAGATGCATCAATTTTGTTTAATAGGTCTATTGCAGATTGTGACAGGATATAGAATAGCGGTAAGGTTGCTCCATTTTATCATAGATGTTCAAATTGACAAGAAGGTATTTAAATTTAGTCTATAGGAATGATGACTGTGATCTCATGAAGTAAGGCTATGTCGAAGGGGAAAATGGTCCCATACAGTGGCATCTATCTAATTTACTCTGATGGATTGTCAAAGTTGATCTCAAATGGAATCAAGATGAAAAATCTTGATTTACGGCTTCCTAAATGCATACAAACTTCTTCATAGAAAGGAAAGCTTGAAGAACTAATTAAGTAGTAGGCATGCTGCAATGTCGACGTAATATAAACCACTCCTTGcacaagaagaaaataaaattttacttcAAGCAGAACACTTTGACATTGTTTTCAGAGTAGAATGCATTTCAAAGCACTATAGCATTGTTGCGCAGAGACAATACTATTTGATATTCAGGTAAATTTCTATAAAATTGTGAGTTGTGCCTGCCTAACTGACTTATACTAGGGAAAATTCATCTCATCTTTCCATGCCTCCTAAGGGCAGTACAAAACCAAAAAACTAGAGCATTCTATTAGGAGGATTGTAGAGCTCTCGGAGAATAAATGCCCAAACATAGCACAACAGCTCATTAGTGTACATAATGAGATGATTATCTTGCTTCACACATCCATCTGCCTGTGAAACCAAGAGAGAGAAGCAAACCTGCAGCCACTATGCTCCACGCATCAACCTCATACATGAAGTAAGCATGAAAACGCTGCATGTGAGATAAAAATGACAAACATCAACATGAGAATCGGTATCATAGGCATAGATGCCAGTACATTTTCCGATTGTTTGCTTCAATCTTTTCCTATAGTATGGAATCAGAAATCCAAAAACAGATTTGTACGTCTCCATAAAGTTAATCCTAATCAATACAATATCCAACTGTGGATGACGAAAACGAACTTCTTCCCTTTTTGTGTGAGATAATGCAAACCGAGACCTTTGCATTCTTTAAACAGGGTTATTACTTATTCGgtaatttgaaaattaattcAGTTGATCATTCCCCAGACTCCTAAAAAGACAACTAATAGATACTGATGTTTGATATTCAAAgagaaatataaaattaaaaaatgagaAGGTTCAAAACAAAATATAGAAAGAGTAAAAGCAAATCCAGTCTATACTATTTGATCTTGTACCTTCAATTTTATCAGAACAGTAACTGggataattaaaaacaattttgaTTGTACTTTCTGTTATGTTTTCAGGCATTGATATGAACAGAATCTGTGGAGATAGGGAGATGCTAGAAAATTGTTGTGAAGGACCGACTCTTTTGCTATTGCCGAATTCATTGCTATTATCAATTCCTTAGTAGCATAAAATGCAGATAGAGCAACAAAGAAGATTCAAATATTACGCGTGCCACTCTCAAGATACATAAACCAGGCTTGTGATATCAGAATAGAAACGTTTTTACAATTTCAAATCCTTGAGATACCAATTACCACACACTATGTGAATAGTGAACAGGTTCATGTGCACATTAACAGCAAAACACCTATAAAACGGATATTTATAATTGTGCTCCACAGTCATGAGTGGGGAGAGAAAATACCAGTTCCCAGGGAGAATAAGTCTGTTGATAGATTGAGAACACGAGGAAAGACAAATAACACAAGATCACACCACCGAACACACCCTGGGACGCATAAGCAACCTCGATTAAAAATCAAGAAGAAATTCGAACTAATCCAACCTCATCAACAAAATCAATACAATAAACAACACACTACACAAATAGAATACAGCAAAATGAATGTGATGCGCATTCATCATAGTCCATACCCTCCATATAAAAGATTGATAAGCTTGACTCTTCTCAAATGATCGAACCAATTCTTCTTGCTCTGAATACATTCATGTGCATACAGAATTTAAGTAAGAGCGCAGTGAAACGATTCGACTAAAAGCTAAAAACTCAACCTTCCAAACAAAACTGAAAttcatgacaaaaaaaaaatggtaaGACGAGCAAAATCAGAGACCTTGGGAGTCGATGGGGCGAGAATCGTCGCGTGTGGGGAGGGAGTAATCATTGCCGCCAAAATTCTCGTCATGGGAACGAACTTTCCTCCATTTCCTCGAGAGCGTCTGCATCATTTGAAAGCAAGGAGAAAAAGGCAGCTTCTTGAAAATTGCTTTGGGAAAGAATTTACTATTCAGTATTTTTtcagaaatttaaaaataagatttccacttttttttttttaaataatgatTTTCCACCTTTTGTTTCtacttgaatttttattttaaagaaccaACATCACGAGCTAAGCTACTTATGACTAAATATATACTCCTTATTTTGTGTgacatttttattttcttcttcttattattGATATTTCATAAATATAACTTAGATTTTATTGTCAAATCGAGAACATGATCGTATTTGGATGGAATGATTCAGATttgagaaaatatttaattgaaaattttgaaatattgattgtatattgagattgatttggaaaaaaaaagaagaagagaaaattaTAGTCAATTGACTCATTTGTGCGTATTGTTTTCAagaatctatatatataaatagattttaaaaattaaatctatatatAATCCCTCTTGAATCTTGATCATGGTTTTGTTTAGTAATATCATTatacataaataaaaactatttttttgcCCTGCTATAAATCATTGGTGGAGTAAGCCTGATTTTGTCTCTCGGTTCAAAGTTGCTAAGAGGGCCAGTATCATGGAGCTTTGTTTGTGGACGCAAACACAACTGTCCAAGACAAAGTTTGAGGAATTTGTGATTCTAGCATGggctgtttaaaaaaaaaaaaacagaatttTTTACATGGCGACAGATCGAAATCTCTGATGGCGCAGATTACTTGGAGCTCGGCTTTTCTTACTAATTTTCAggagacaaagaagatggaaaAAATTCCTGGTGTGAGCGTTAAGGAAAGTGGGGAAACAGTGTGGAAGCCGCCGGATATTAACTGACTTAAGCTCAATGTTGATGCATCCTTTAATACCAATCTCAATAAGTTTAGCGTGGGTGGAGTGGTGAGAGATAATCAGGGTCGATTGCTGTTAGCTTTCGGAACACAGATTAATCAACCGCTATCGGTGGTCCATGGTAAGTTGTTGGCTATTCGAAAAGGGGTCAAACTGATTTATGAGAAGAGTTTCAGAGATGTACATGTATTAACCGATTCTTTCTTGGTGGTGCAAGCAGTCACGGCTGATCAGGAGAATCTTGGACATGAAGGATTGTGCGCAAAAGACATCAAGCGAAAATTGAAGAAACCGGTGGTTTCGAATTTTTTCCATGTTTCTAGATCGGCTAATAGAGTAGCTCATAATATTGCTTGTTTTGCTTCTTCCACCCCTCACTTGTAATAGACGATTATCATCAATAAATTTACAAGTTTTTcagtcaaaaaaaataaaaacaaaaactattGTTCaataaatttacaaatttttcagtcaaaaaaaaaataaattaaaaactattgtttaaaaatatcatCTTGCATAAATGACTATTATTTCTAAAACTAAAAAATCTTACGAAAAAAATGagtaaattttatgaaatgaaTTTTGGATATATgctcattaaaaaatattacttttactGTTAATTGACCCGTGATTCAGAAATTAATCACGGTTCAAGTGAAAACCCGGCCCATTTAAACACTTGATGAAATATTATATTACCGTGAGCAAACACAGAAAGAACTTGTGGATACAAAGTACAATACGGGAAATACACAGAAACCCTAGTCCTCCTGCGTCATTTGCTGCCGGCGGCCGAAAGCCTCTCGAAGCTTTCAGGGAGTTCCGAAGAACTTGATCATGGGTAATTCGTTTAGAAGCTGAGCTCGGGAAGTAATTGTGATTTGAGATACGTTTATCTCTATAATTGACGATTGATTGTAATCTAATTATGGAAATGTACAGGTAAGGTCCACGGATCGCTGGCGCGTGCCGGAAAGGTGAGAGGACAGACGCCAAAGGTGGCGAAGCaggacaagaagaagaagcCCCGCGGCCGTGCTCACAAGCGTATGCAATACAATCGCCGTTTCGTCACTGCCGGTACCCTTAAATTTTGTGCATTTATTTTGTCTTGTTCTATTTTTGCTGAAAGAATACTAGTCTAGTGTTGGAGCCTACATTAGTGAATGCAGGATCAGTTGCTTACTTTTTACATGACATTATTGTTCTTTGGGAATAAAATACTTATGTGCATTTTAGAATGTTAATGCTCAGGCAAGGAAATGACaaaagatttaatttttttttaattcaagttCCCCTTAATCATTCGAGTCACTAGTTGGGTAAAAAAATCTTAAGTCTAAAGCACATTTTGCCTTTTGGGTTGCAAATTGCAAATGCTTTGTTTCATTTGAGGTTTTGAGTATATTAGGTTGGTTtggattgatgatttgatttAGATGGACATATTTTGATTTGAGAAAGTGCTTCAAACTTGGATTTTAAATGGTGCATATCGGATTTACTAGTATTAACGAAATCGTATAGGTTGTTAGGGAGTAAATTTAATCGCGTGTCTCAGTTATTTTTCCATGGAGTTTAAATTTCTAGAAGTATAGTCGTTTGAAATCCACTCATTAATCCTTTGATCAGATTTAAATTCACTAAGCCAAACTCAATCATAAGTTAATTTCATCCAAACCAGCCAAAATGTAATTTCAATTTCCTCGGTCAAAACACAAGTTTAGGTAATGTTATCAGTTAACCATGTCCGTAATGCATCTTTggagtatataattaaatatttgttgataaattttgtttcttttcgGAAAAACCATGTTCAACATTAGCGTGGTCCCGTCTAGatgaaatattgagtaaaattcTTGTTATATGGGATTTGATTGTTTTTATTTCGATTTCTTGCAGTTGTTGGCTTTGGCAAGAAGAGGGGACCAAATTCATCCGAGAAGTAGAGTCTCAAATGTTATTCTTTTACCCTTAGGTGAACAAATTATTGGATTGTTGCAAGATTCATGTGTTCTGGCACTTTCTTCTGAATACACACTCACATTCCAAGTAGCGATGACGTTTGTGTTTGAGGCTATTCACACGCCAAAGTGTGTGATCTGGTATTACTGATTTTCTAGTGTGTTTTCTTCTTGGTATTTATGCCTTTTAACTTCTTTTTGCCCACTCTTGATGGATTTCTTTGGCCGGCTGGTGTCGCAGTTATGTATTTTACTTTCTTGGGACCAAATGATGAATCAGTAATGAAATTGATTGATATCCAGAAATTGTGTTTTATGAAATTAAATCAGTATTAAGCAGAAAAGTCACATCAGATTTGGGAGTTGATTTGCTTAACAGCAATTTGTTAGAAAATATGGTTATTTATGTAATGAAAAGAGAaacttaaattaattcaatttattattttttgtgaaCTTGAATTATTGAATGGTATTTCCCCTGGGCCCTGCCTGAAACATCCTAGACTTATAAATTTCTAAAtgcggaaaatttaaaaatttttctttttcttttaattttaaaataaatactaagtaaaatatttatatatatatatatatacatatatgcccataaatatatgtacaaccataaaagagatttaaaatttaataaataattatgcaacataaaaataattactaaaacgtctgaatcatgcaatacttaaaataattcaaaacaatttaatcaacAGTGCATACACTAAAAagttgcataaaaataatacttaaatctcaacactggaataaaatcttcaaataaaatagtgtttaaaatattcatgcatagaacactagcacgatgcagactacggtcacggggccactgcagctccgctcatacgtcctcaccactgGTAGGGGTAAcatgctcctctacgtactcacctgcaccatatcagtgtagtgagcctagaggcccaacatgcatactaacaagggtttaaaataatttaatacactttcatacataatacttaacctataaatgcatgagcatgcctcaaaaataataacataaatgttgcttaaagaaatcactgaattatacataacatacataatatcatacatacttgagttgttgagcacttattttcttaacatcgaatggtcctatccgtaagtgtgacccatacttatagtgcgactgatcagtctaagaaaccatcgtacgaggctggtggcgaaccacccatacataaatggcagaaactgcccatacataaatggccacactacttcaatttccacctaaaatattttatttgctcaaccatagaacttcaatcatagcataaaaattgatttcatgaatgcatgtactttaaataaattgtgtgtccttcatttatatttaatttattttctaatatcatataaatattcaaataacttttcatgcataaaataattaaatataaactcaggacacatgaaatttctcatggtttgattcaactgctggccctagacatacaagcccattaacttaagacttggcccattagtgtacttaagcccattaacaacttttctaggcccaataaatcaaccaaagcccattaagactaatttaggcccaataacactgtccctggcccaatgggcccaaaagcccaataacaggcccaataactttcatgggctcccaagcccataaaaatttctggccaacttaaaaatttaaataaaaattaataaaagcccaaaaataattaaattaacccaaaataatttaatggagcccaaataaattaaatggtactaattaaatttttgggaatttaattagcccatttaactcctaattaacttaaaaacttaaaaataaaaatacccgagcccaattaaaataacccggacccggacccggacccaactaacttaacccatattattttagacccgacccggaccacatgacccgacccggatccaccaacAACCCAAAAACCCAAAACCCTATTCTTCCCTCTTCCCCCTTGCCGCGGCCgcacgagcagcaggccttcacggcctgctgcagcccagctccgaccaccgtggccggagccccgccggcaggacctccccagggtcctgccggttcgaaccatgcCCTGGCCCGAACCCCATGCTGCCTCCTTCCCCAACACCGAACCCTCTTCCAAGacaaccctaacctgcgcgccCATGGCTTCCCTTCTGAAACTCGATCGGCCGTGACTCCTAGCCCCAACCCAGCCAAAGCCGACCCATCTAGACACTCTAGGGACCCCGTAGGACCTAGCCAGCAGCCCCCTTCAAGCCATGGATagtaaaaacgtgagcatgaacatCACAAAGCCAAAACCGAGTGCATAAGAGAAAGAATTTGAAAActtgctgtcaaaaatgatagATCTCGATgctacacacccacacacatacatacactgatataggattgaaaagagaagaaaatcatgcctttcaccgtagacgaAGAGAAAAACCAAAAGCGAGAcgatttcgggacgacggggcgacgacgaTGAACTTTGGACCTTCAAGACCGAgactatggagttttcttggggATGACTGGCCGAAGAAGATGAATATTGAATGGGGTTGGCGGCTGAGCTTAGGGAAATCGTGGGTTTGGGTAGCTTAGGGTTAGTCTAGGTTTTtagttttaaataaaaaataggttttaggataatgaaataataattaaaagttttaaatataaaacataaaattttaaaactctaaataaaagttacaatctgataatttaaattaaaaaatacaaaaatcccgaaattacaaatttagggaattttaaaaatactaaaaagtcaatattttggcttattttgaataaaaatggactcctaaaattatataaaattaaatacttaaatttttgagataataaaactcaaaataatattttagggctctaaaaaggctcataaaataatttgggtggaaagttgtcatctcgtccgtccacggtcccgtctacgcgatcaaaacaattaattaaaatactaaaaatcataaaaatcactaattatgggttaaatgcttaaaaataaattaaatcatgcacaaataattcacataattatttaacccataaatctaaaatttaaataattaaatatcctaattatgcatgcggatttacgtatttaaaaaaataccgggtgttacaattctcccccccttaaattgaatttcgtcctcgaaattaaagtacttacccgaacaactccgggtagcgagtcctcatgtctgcctcggtctcccaagtagcttcctcctccgagtgattcagccactggactctgaccatcggtatgacccgcgtcctaagcctccgctcctcccttgccaagatccgtactggtctctcctcatacactagatctggtggcaactgtaagggctcgaaatccaacacatgcgacgggttggagacatatctccgaagcatggatacatggaaaacgttgtgcactgccgctagccctggaggtagagctaaacggtaggccaacgtgccaactctctccaagatctcgaatgaccctatatacctcggattaagcttgcctctccggccaaaacgcactactcccttcataggtgacaccttcaggaatacgtgatcacctacggcgaactccaaatctcgtcttctggcatctgcataactcttctgccgactctgagcagtcctcatccgatcccgaatctgagtcacaatgtcagctgtctgctgcacaatctcaggacccagcaaaatccgctcaccaacctcatcccaatgcacaggagatctacatctcctcccatacaatgctgcataaggagccatacctatagacgactgaaaactgttgttataggtaaactccaccaatggcagtctagtctcccaagagccctgaaaatcgatgacacaagctctcagaagatcctcgagaacctgaatcaccct
Proteins encoded:
- the LOC140879931 gene encoding uncharacterized protein — translated: MMQTLSRKWRKVRSHDENFGGNDYSLPTRDDSRPIDSQEQEELVRSFEKSQAYQSFIWRGVFGGVILCYLSFLVFSIYQQTYSPWELRFHAYFMYEVDAWSIVAADLAAVIVFLMLITGLLHNSKHHHLWLRYSLLPGTMLAIFWLHHMLRLTKFRWDVIWLPLGPLSGTGLCLYVDHLLNQSSEEIRKLRGYMYAYKAY
- the LOC140878168 gene encoding uncharacterized protein; this translates as MAQITWSSAFLTNFQETKKMEKIPGVSVKESGETVVGGVVRDNQGRLLLAFGTQINQPLSVVHGKLLAIRKGVKLIYEKSFRDVHVLTDSFLVVQAVTADQENLGHEGLCAKDIKRKLKKPVVSNFFHVSRSANRVAHNIACFASSTPHL
- the LOC140884636 gene encoding small ribosomal subunit protein eS30z/eS30y/eS30x, translating into MGKVHGSLARAGKVRGQTPKVAKQDKKKKPRGRAHKRMQYNRRFVTAVVGFGKKRGPNSSEK